The Pseudomonas sp. MPC6 nucleotide sequence CACCCAGCGCACTCCCAGTACCTTGTTTACGGTTGACCCGCAGGGATCATCTGGACGGCGGATCGCGCCACGCCCTGCTGGGTATTTCCAACAGCATCATGCTGGCGGAAATCACGGCGAACCGGATGCTGGATCAGATCGATCCGCCTGCTTGAGGCGAACGAGTCAGTCATGCCGGCTGTGCAGCGGTCCCTTTGTTTAGGGGGCCGCATTTCAGCGGATGGCATTCCGTCCAAAGCGGTGACCATTACGCCGACGCCTCACTCACTGCAGCGCGTTCGGCCACGTGCCGCAACGTGTCGAAATTGATATTGGCACCGGAGTCGATGGCGATCAGGGTCTGACCCCGGACACCTGTGCGCGCTACGTATTTCTTGATCCCGGCCACGGCCAAGGCACCGGATGGCTCGGTGATCGAGCGGGTGTCGTCGTAGATATTCTTGGTGGCGATGCACAGTTCATCGTTACTGACGGTGATCACCTCATCGACGCAGAACCGGCACACGTCGAAACCATGGGCACCGATCTGCGCGACCGCTACGCCATCGGCGAAGGTGCCCACGCTGGGCAGGACTACACGCTCATCGGCCTGTAAAGCAGCATGCAAGCAGGCGGAGTGTTCCGACTCGACGCCAATGATGCGCACCTCTGGCCGCAGGTATTTGACGTACGCGGCAATGCCGGCAATCAAGCCACCACCGCCCACCGGGACAAAGATTGCATCTAACGGCCCTTGATGCTGACGCAGGATTTCCATGGCGACAGTGCCCTGCCCGGCAATCACGTCCTGATCGTCGAAGGGCGAAACGAAGTGCTTGCCGGTTTGCTCGGCCAGCTTCAGCGCATGGGCCAAGGCCACCGGAAAGCTGGCCCCGTGCAGCACTGCCTCGGCGCCGCGACTGCGTACACCCAGCACCTTCAACTCCGGCGTGTTGGCGGGCATGACGATGGTAGCGGCGATGCCGAGTTCCCGTGCCGCCAGCGCCACGCCTTGGGCATGATTGCCGGCTGAAGCGGTAATCACGCCGCGTTGCTTCTGCGTAGCGTTGAAGTTCACCAGTTTGTTGTAGGCGCCACGGATCTTGAAGGAGAAGGTCGGCTGCAGGTCTTCGCGCTTGAGCAGGATCTGATTGCCCAAGGCCAGCGACAACGCCGGTGCCGGTTGCAGCGGTGTACAGATGGCGAGTTCGTAGACCGGCGCGGCGAGGATCTTTTTAACGTAATGCGCAAGCAGGGTTTGTTGGGCAGGCGTACTGGACATGAGGGTCTCCTGACATTGATCAGAGCCCCGAGACAGAAAAAGAAAACCCGCCTTCAGGGCGGGTTGGGTGCTGCAGTCGTGAGCTAGCCCGCCAAGTGAGGAATGGCGGTAATAATGCTTGGCTGGCAGCGCAATACAGTGGAAGTCATGCGCGAAAATTAGCCGGGCGACGGGGGCAAGTCAATGGCCTATTTCGCTGCCCCTCTTTTGCCTGCCCAACTGTTAACTGCTTAACTGTGCAACCTGGGCTGTCGGATCTCCCGGATCGCGGTGCACGCGATATCTTGTTGCTCCCTCAATCGGCAAACCCTCCAGGGCAATCAATGTTCAGCTCACTTGTATCGAATGGCCGACTGGTTACGCCTCAGCGACTGGAATGCATGACGCCATGGTGGAGCTTTACCAAAACAGTCCTGGCCGCGACCGCATTATCTTTGGTGCGTGACGGGCTCGTACGACTGGACGACCCCGTTCCAGGTCAGCCTTTCACGTTGCGCCAGTTACTGCGGCATGAGGCAGGTCTCGCCGATTATGGCGAGCTTGCGGAGTATCACGCTGCCGTCGCCAACAATGAGGCAGCCTGGTCAGCAAGTGAGATGATCCGACGTCTCGATGGAACACGACTGCGATACATCCCCGGCGCCGGTTGGCACTACTCGAATGTTGGCTATATGTTCATCGCCACCCTTATCGAACGGGTCACTGATCTGACGCTTGAAGAGGCAGTGGATCGATATGCACTAAAACCCTTGGGCCTGTCCAACGTCCGCTTCGCCACAACCAGAGCAGATCTACAGCAAACCTCCCCGCAAAATACATCGGACTATGACCCCGCGTGGGTTTATCACGGCTTGCTGATCGGGCCCATTTCGCAAGCGGCGCTGTTGCTTGATCGGGTGCTTGGCGGACACCTGCTCCCCACGGGACTGCTGCAGGAAATGCAGGCCGCGCGAACATTGGGTGGGCCGATTCCCGGTCGGCCATGGGTTACCCCAGGCTATGGACTGGGTGTGATGCAGGGTTCGATCGAGGGGGGCTTGACCCTGTGCGGACACACCGGCTGTGGACCTGGCAGCGTCATCGCGGTTTACCGCCTCTCGTGCGGTGGCGCCTCGGCGTGTTGTGCAAGTGTTGAGGCAGACGCCAATGAAGGTGCCGTCGAAGCGCATGTCGTTCGGCAATTGATCCAGGCCTTGCGTTAGGCGGTTGCAGGGGGCCACCTCTACCAAGCCCCTCCAGGGCAGACTCAGAACCGCTCCTCCGCGAACGGAAAGTTCGCCACTCCGGCAGCGCTTTGTCACGCCTCGAACTGATATGTTTTTTTTCAGTTGTGTTGCATATGGATTTTTATTGTGTCATTTATAGCCTCGCCGATCACAGGACCGATCCACCTCGCCAACCCGGATGGCGGGCGTCCGCTTCCCTCAAATGCCCTCAAGGAGTCAACAATATGAACAAGACAGAACTTCTAGGTGCGCTGGCGCTATGCGCTTTCAGCTTCCTGGCACAGGCCGACGAAGGCAGCCTGCGTATCGGCATCGAAGCCGCCTACCCGCCCTTCTCCTTCAAGACACCCGAGGGCAATGTCAGCGGGTTCGATTACGACATCGGCAATGCCTTGTGCGAAGAAATGAAGGTCAAATGCGAGTGGGTCATTCAGGAATTCGACGGCATGATCCCGTCGCTCAAAGTGCGCAAGATCGATGCCGTGCTGTCGTCGATGTCCATCACCGAAGACCGGATGAAGTCGGTGGACTTCAGCAAAAAGTACTACCACACCCCGGGCAAGTTCGCGATGAAGGCCGGCAACGTGATCAATGACCCGTTGGTGGACCTCAAGGGCAAGAAAGTCGGGGTGCAACGCTCCTCGACTTACGATCGTTTTGCCACCGAGCAACTGGAAAAAGCCGGCGTCGTCGTAGTGCGCTACGGCTCCCAGAATGAAGCCTTCCTCGATCTCGCCTCGGGTCGTCTGGACGCCACCCTCGCCGACATCGTCAATACCGATGAGAGCTTCATCAAGACACCCGCTGGCCAGGGCTTCGCACTGACAGGGCCCGACATCAACGACCCGAAGTATTTTGGCCGGGGCGCCGGGATCGCCGTGCGCAAAGGCGACAGCGCCAACGTTGCGCGCCTGAGCGCCGCGATCGACACCATTCGCGCCAATGGCAAGTACCAGCAAGTGATGGCCAAGTACTTCGCGTTCGATATCTACGGCGAGTAAGCCTTACCTTCAGCCCCGGCGCCGGCCCATTGCAGGCGTCTCCCGGGCATGTCTTGCGCGCCTCGCGGCGCTCGCTTGAGGAACTTCATCATGCTCCACGGCTACGGATCGAGCATTCTCGATGGCGCCTGGCTGACCATAAACCTGGCCTTGACCTCCATGTCCATGGCGATTGCCCTGGGGCTGATCGGCGCGGCTTTTCGATTGTCACCGCTGAAGTGGCTGGCCATGCTCGGGGAAAGTTACACCACGCTGATTCGCGGCATTCCCGACCTGGTGCTGATCCTGCTGATCTTCTACGGCGGCCAGGACCTGGTGAACCGCATGGCCCTGGCGCTCGGTTACACCCGCTACATCGACATCAACCCCTTTATCGCCGGGGTCTGCACCATGGGCTTCATTTTTGGCGCCTACCTCTCGGAAACCTTTCGCGGCGCCTTCATGGCGATCCCCAAAGGTCAGGCCGAGGCCGGCGTGGCCTATGGCATGAGCAGTGCGCAGGTATTCTGGCGAATTCTGGTGCCGCAGATGATCCGTTTCGCCATTCCCGGGTTCACCAACAATTGGCTGGTGCTGACCAAATCCACCGCGCTGATCTC carries:
- the ilvA gene encoding threonine ammonia-lyase, biosynthetic, which encodes MSSTPAQQTLLAHYVKKILAAPVYELAICTPLQPAPALSLALGNQILLKREDLQPTFSFKIRGAYNKLVNFNATQKQRGVITASAGNHAQGVALAARELGIAATIVMPANTPELKVLGVRSRGAEAVLHGASFPVALAHALKLAEQTGKHFVSPFDDQDVIAGQGTVAMEILRQHQGPLDAIFVPVGGGGLIAGIAAYVKYLRPEVRIIGVESEHSACLHAALQADERVVLPSVGTFADGVAVAQIGAHGFDVCRFCVDEVITVSNDELCIATKNIYDDTRSITEPSGALAVAGIKKYVARTGVRGQTLIAIDSGANINFDTLRHVAERAAVSEASA
- a CDS encoding serine hydrolase domain-containing protein, with the translated sequence MFSSLVSNGRLVTPQRLECMTPWWSFTKTVLAATALSLVRDGLVRLDDPVPGQPFTLRQLLRHEAGLADYGELAEYHAAVANNEAAWSASEMIRRLDGTRLRYIPGAGWHYSNVGYMFIATLIERVTDLTLEEAVDRYALKPLGLSNVRFATTRADLQQTSPQNTSDYDPAWVYHGLLIGPISQAALLLDRVLGGHLLPTGLLQEMQAARTLGGPIPGRPWVTPGYGLGVMQGSIEGGLTLCGHTGCGPGSVIAVYRLSCGGASACCASVEADANEGAVEAHVVRQLIQALR
- a CDS encoding ABC transporter substrate-binding protein; its protein translation is MNKTELLGALALCAFSFLAQADEGSLRIGIEAAYPPFSFKTPEGNVSGFDYDIGNALCEEMKVKCEWVIQEFDGMIPSLKVRKIDAVLSSMSITEDRMKSVDFSKKYYHTPGKFAMKAGNVINDPLVDLKGKKVGVQRSSTYDRFATEQLEKAGVVVVRYGSQNEAFLDLASGRLDATLADIVNTDESFIKTPAGQGFALTGPDINDPKYFGRGAGIAVRKGDSANVARLSAAIDTIRANGKYQQVMAKYFAFDIYGE
- a CDS encoding ABC transporter permease — translated: MLHGYGSSILDGAWLTINLALTSMSMAIALGLIGAAFRLSPLKWLAMLGESYTTLIRGIPDLVLILLIFYGGQDLVNRMALALGYTRYIDINPFIAGVCTMGFIFGAYLSETFRGAFMAIPKGQAEAGVAYGMSSAQVFWRILVPQMIRFAIPGFTNNWLVLTKSTALISVIGLQDMMFKAKNAADATHEPFTFYLAVAALYLMLTSLSLLVLRYLEKHYSVGIKAAEL